Genomic window (Vigna unguiculata cultivar IT97K-499-35 chromosome 10, ASM411807v1, whole genome shotgun sequence):
ATTGATTACGGAACCCGGCAATGAACTAGAAAACATTATTGAGAAACAAGAGGCTACAATCACAGATTCAGTTAAAGTGAAAGAAAGCACAGAGAATGCTGAAAAAGTGGAGAATCAAAGCAAGCACATGAACTATGACATTACTCTTTCCCATATCCCCATGAAAGACAAAGCTGACTTTAACTACGTGAAATTTGTACTTGAGATATCTGGACTCACTGGTAAAGAGTGCCTTTCAGCATGGCATTCAAGTGAGCACCCAGTTGATCCACTACTCTATGAAGAAATGGAGAATGACCTTGATTTCTGCAGCTATGGTGGAAGTGGCCAGTGCAATCACCATGTGTTTTTTGACCTAATCAATGAGACATTGTTGGAACTTTCTGGGAGGTGTTACTGTTGTTGTTCCATACccttttcatcatctcatccaaTGCCAAAAGGGTGTCACACTCTTTATCAAGTGTGGACTGGTATGAACAAATCCTTGTGCCTTAGATCCAAAACTGGGCTAACCATAGATGACCATGTAAGTCGTGATCTAGAAAGACGTGATGGGTGGGTGAACCCTCAATTGTATGCACAGTGTGTCAGTTTGGAGCTTGAAGACTTGATTTTGCATGATCTTCTGGAAGAAATATCATGTGACTTAGCAACATCCATTTAAGGATCTTAAGTTACTGAAATAATGTGCATTTTCTTAGTTTCATCCTTTGTAATCTTATTTAGAAGGAAATGTATTCATAGTTTGGAGACTCTATCATGATTCAAGGGGAGAAGTCCAAGTTATTCAAAATAGTTTGAATTTTGACattctaaaattttttttacaatattatctTTCgctactttttacttttttttatttatttattgtctttacattttttatgaCCATTTTATTCTTACATGAATTATCAAACAGTGTCCTacaatttttttccatttgGATATCATATCGATCACATAAGTCAAAGCTTACTCAATCTAATGTCAAACTAATCCTAGTATATCATGGCATACCCTatgttttagaaaaagaaatttatttaatcctttaaactttaattatgttcATCAATACAAACCTTAAAGTTtagcttttattttaattcatcttCAAATTGATCACgtatttaaatagattaattaattagaccttaatttttattattatttgtaaatagATATCTcgaattttattcttatttataaccTTACAAGTTATCAAAGTTTATAAATAGCtgattttaattaataagtTTGAGTTAAATCATTTACATCACATAGCGGACTATGTGGGTCAAATGCCGGTCATCCTACCATTGGTTTGCTCGGATTGCAGATTATGCGGGTAGTCCTAGACAGGTTAGCAAGTTAAAATACTCAATCGGCCTCACACTTTTTTTTGTGGGTCTGCTGGCTGGCTTGTGTAACTCACCCCATATTGTCATCCCTAATGATAAggaatttttaaaactattaaaatggATTAAAACTTGTGAGCCAACCCGATCCACCATGAGTTCGAGCAGGGTTggattaaaaagaaattacaaatttcaatacggacTAAAAATGAACCCAATCAACTAAGAACCCAGCTCACCTAGATAGAACCTATAATGAGTCGGGTTGACTTATATACAGTCCCCGTATATAAGTCAAATACCTTACATCTTGAAAAAGAAACTCACTCTTTGAAATACTATTGTGACTGCACTTGCCACAAGGTTTCATTCAACAAGGGCTTTAAATCTATATTCAATGTAAGATATAAAATCAAAGTTTGTTCTGAAATTTGCCACAATTTATTTCTCAAGGTATATAAATATCTACAGAAGTTGTGTGATCAGTATAAAACTATATGAACTATATATCCACAATCAAATGAAATATACACGTCGTGTAACGGTTTCTGCTTCACCATCAATGAAATATAGCACTTGCAAAATTGTCAGAATGTGGTCAAAATTCAATCAGCTTCAGCAATACCAATGGCAATCCCTACAAAGCAGAGAAGCTGTTATCAAAATTCAGGTAAATTCTGAAAATGCAATGCtagataatttaaaatgtaacaGTGAAAGCaaggaaaatatattattaatttccaAAAAACTTTCTAAGGTAGAACAATTATAAGAAAATCATATTCAAATAACCATGTCTTTAGCTCCGCTGAAGTTGCATTGTCATTTCAAGGAAGAAAAACAAGTCATTTTCTCAATCCTTTAATTTCACATCTCTAAGGTCTTAACATATTATGCAAATATTTTCCTGCTAATTCAATCAAAATATTCTATGATAATATTATACTGCAACCAATATCAACAAAACCTTCTGTTCCTAGGGAGTTGACTTTTTCAGTCAGTTGACCTTCTTTCTATAAGAAAGAGTTGTTTTTCAATCTAaatgaacaattaaaggaaaatGAGTAAGAAGAACGTACTTCTCTGCCAATTTTGTCTTATGAAGACCATCTTTAGTCATCACAACACTCTCTCAGTAGACTTTTCCATCTCAGAAGCACTTTTTTCCATGTAAAATGCAGAATCAAGTTGTTTCGTCAAAGACTTAATAGCTGTTTGCTTGGATCCTAATCGGTATAGAGGAATTATGTTCAAAGCATTATTTAGGAGACTATTACTCCCATGGCCATGAACATGAACTCCAGAGCAAGAAACATCATTTGAACTCACTTCTTCATTACATACATGTGAATGAACTGCATTTGCAAGCTTTCTGGGAGTGGCAGGTAATTCACCTCCATTTCTTCTCTTCCTTATTATTGAAGGAGTTGGGAATGTTTTGGCTGCTTTTCTCAGTATTGATTCAATAGATTCTGAGCATGATTCAATTCCCTTCACATGAGGTGGAGTTACCAAACCAACACATGACTTCAACGGTGGAGAAATGAACTCATTCTGCAGGCCAGAAGAGATGTTAAAATCAAGAGATTCTGAAGGATGTGGATTATCAAGCCGTGATGGTTCATGACAAAAAGAACCAAACGTTAGACCTtcctttgaataaaaaattctGGTTGATTTGTCACTGTTCATATCACTATAATTCAGACAATGATCAATTCTCGGGTTAGCATTGGGTCCAGGATTCACAAATTTTGGCCCcctgtttattttaaaattatctccTGACCCTGATTCCAAGTTACTACAGCGGAGACCTCTGTGGAATAATCTATTGCAGTCTACACAATCAGAATCAGCACATTTTTTTGGTGGAACACTTGAAGAATCTCCAATCTCTCTAACTATTCCAGAGGATTCTAGTTGATTCTTATCACTGTTATCAAGGTTAGTAATGTCTGTAGCTTTAGATGATGATGCAACAGTGGCATCTAATCCTTTATTTGAACAAACATGAATTGTGTTAGTTGTAGAATGTTTGACTGTATCTTTGACAGCAGCTTCCGTACTGCTCTTTGGGATGGGCGGAAGTCTTCCATTAGCTAAATAgaaatctttctttttcttcaaagaACCATTCCAGTGATTCTTTATTGCATTATCAGTCctgcaggaaaaaaaaatgtaaagggTATATAGAAACTGGTACACATGAGTATTTATTGTTGTACAGTGATACATTCTACCTATGACAAGATATCCTgacaagaatataaaaaaattatatgtatattttaaagggAAAACTCACACCTGGAAGAAGTACCATTTAAAATTGACTTACATGTTGTTCAGTTCTTGTTAATATGGTTAAATTTGGGTTATGTTCTCTAAATACTATTTGTAGGCTTGAGCCTCGTAGAGTTTAAGATTTTTGAAATGGTCTGAATCACCACTTAGTGGTGAAATAGCATACATCTGGCATATCATTGCCATATCATCAGTAAGCATGGTGATAAAGACCTTACAGAAATACTTCAAACTTACAAGAAAAAGTTAAAAGgctgaaaccaaatttaatcatatttatggggtctaaaagcatatttaactctttatatttattatattcattgGATAAAGTAGCTCCTGCCTACTATAGCATTTTTCTTCAGGACATTATTCTTTGTCCTTTGTATTGCAGGTGGGTGGGTTGAACTAAATTTCATTGAAAGGGAGTGTATGAcaacaaagagagaaagaatACCCCAAAAAATCAGAACTCCACAACtagcataataataaaataaaaatagcacTCGATGAAACTTGTTACATGTTAATTATGACTCTAATTTCCTTTATGACAGCTAAAGAATTAATTGGAAAATATACCTTCCACATAGAACCTTGGCTATTTCAGCCCATTTGTTGCCATGTATACAATGAGCTTTCATAAGAGCTAATTCCTCCTCCAAAGTCCAGGGATCCTTCTTTATGTCTGGACTAAGATGATTGCACCATCTGTAAAtgtttgaaattaatttcatGATAATgaacatatatgtatataccaAAGCCAATGCGTATGTATTTGGTGTTCATGAAGGATTTAGTAAGCAACAGAGTATATAATAATACcagaaaaatgaaaagcaaaAATAACAAAGCTAGTACAACTTAATTCTTTAGTAGCCCATATACAAAGCTACGAGTTGCCAAATCTTATAATATTCTAAAAAGAGTTATTCTTTAAGCTTAGGTATAGTTTGATGAAAGGTTTTAGATTTAAAGGCTAAACATTCTAATTAAGTCATATACAATGAAGCTTAGCATTTATCAATacaaaagaattaattaaaaaaagatagaaGAATTTCTCACAAAGTTCAGTTAACCTTACCGTTCTCTGCACTGTTTTCCTATTCGACCAGGCAAAGACTGGGATATCAAAGACCATTTTGTAGGTCCATGTATAGTCACcagttcaattattttatcatccTCCTGCATGTCAACTAAGAGAAGTTAATTATGAATAGAATTGTTAGAAagtaacaaaaattgaaaaggaaagaaCTATGTTTTAACCTCCTTTGTCCAATGTCCTTTAACAAGTTCAGGATTAAGAACTTTTTTCCATCTGTGAAGACATTGAACTTCTGATTTATCCGGAAAAAACTCAGCTGCATTCCACATTTGATAAATCAGTTTCATGAAATGAGAATAATGCTTTCAGAAAGAACTCAATACAAAAGATCTTGAATATATGATGATTATGGTCACATCACACAAAATAATTCCATTGGTTCACCCATATATCA
Coding sequences:
- the LOC114165223 gene encoding transcription factor MYB3R-3-like — encoded protein: MTEEKPEQLCLKNKQTDAASSSSVSDGNGSAIPTSSRKTGSALPCNRRTTGPVRRVKDGWTEKEDETLKNAVEVFNGKNWKKIAEFFPDKSEVQCLHRWKKVLNPELVKGHWTKEEDDKIIELVTIHGPTKWSLISQSLPGRIGKQCRERWCNHLSPDIKKDPWTLEEELALMKAHCIHGNKWAEIAKVLCGRTDNAIKNHWNGSLKKKKDFYLANGRLPPIPKSSTEAAVKDTVKHSTTNTIHVCSNKGLDATVASSSKATDITNLDNSDKNQLESSGIVREIGDSSSVPPKKCADSDCVDCNRLFHRGLRCSNLESGSGDNFKINRGPKFVNPGPNANPRIDHCLNYSDMNSDKSTRIFYSKEGLTFGSFCHEPSRLDNPHPSESLDFNISSGLQNEFISPPLKSCVGLVTPPHVKGIESCSESIESILRKAAKTFPTPSIIRKRRNGGELPATPRKLANAVHSHVCNEEVSSNDVSCSGVHVHGHGSNSLLNNALNIIPLYRLGSKQTAIKSLTKQLDSAFYMEKSASEMEKSTERVL